From Micromonospora sp. NBC_01699, a single genomic window includes:
- a CDS encoding phospholipase, with amino-acid sequence MPRRLTTMLAAAAFALLGILGVASPAAAVTPAQKLSVLTGWTQTSAASYNNWNAARNNKAPWADYNFDWSTDYCSSSPDNPLGFNFELSCYRHDFGYRNFKAIGQFPANKSRLDSAFYEDLKRSCATYNSIVRPACTSLAWIYYEAVSVFGKVAVSQADLDRVAKMKSDAERSAGLVH; translated from the coding sequence ATGCCCCGTCGGTTGACCACAATGCTCGCCGCCGCAGCGTTCGCCCTGCTCGGCATACTCGGCGTTGCCTCGCCCGCAGCCGCGGTGACGCCCGCCCAGAAGCTCTCCGTCCTGACCGGTTGGACCCAGACCAGCGCCGCCAGCTACAACAACTGGAACGCCGCCCGGAACAACAAGGCTCCCTGGGCCGACTACAACTTCGACTGGTCCACCGACTACTGCTCGTCGAGCCCGGACAACCCCCTCGGGTTCAACTTCGAGCTCTCCTGCTACCGGCACGACTTCGGCTACCGCAACTTCAAGGCGATCGGCCAGTTCCCGGCCAACAAGTCCCGGTTGGACAGCGCCTTCTACGAGGACCTCAAGCGCTCCTGCGCCACCTACAACTCGATCGTACGTCCGGCCTGCACCAGCCTGGCCTGGATCTACTACGAGGCGGTGAGCGTCTTCGGCAAGGTGGCCGTCAGCCAGGCCGACCTGGACCGCGTGGCCAAGATGAAGTCCGACGCCGAGCGGAGCGCCGGCCTCGTCCACTGA